AGGAAGGCGTCGCGGCCTTCCTCGCCAAGCGCGCACCCAATTTCACCGGACGTTGAGAGACGAGAACCAGATGACCTACGAGAAGATCCAGATCGCGAAGGATAACGGCCTCGCCACGCTGACGCTGAATGCGCCGGACCGGCTCAATGCCGTGTCGCGCAAGATGATCGGCGAGCTGAAGCAGTGCTGGGAAGAACTGGCCGCCGACACGTCGGTGCGCGCCGTCCTGCTGACCGGCGCGGGCCGCGGCTTCTGCGCCGGCGCCGATCTCGCCGATCCCGACCGCGCGAAAGGCAACACGTCGGACTCGGGCGAGGCGCTCGACAAGTTCTTCAACCCCGTGATCCGCCTGATGCGCAGCGTGCCCAAGCCGATCGTGGCGGCGGTGAACGGCCCGGCGGCCGGTGTCGGCATGAGCTTCGCGCTCGCCTCCGACATCGCCGTCGCGGGCAAGTCGGCCTCGTTCCTGCAGGCCTTCGCCCGCATCGGCCTGTTGCCCGACGGCGGCAGCACCTGGTTCCTGCCGCGCCTCGTGGGCGAGCAGCGGGCGCGGGCGCTGGCGATGCTGGCGCCGCAGATCAGCGCGCAGCAGGCCAAGGATTGGGGCCTGATCTGGGACGTGGTCGAGGATGCCGAGCTGATGAAGACGGCCGGCGATCTCGCGCGCCGCCTCGCGGATGGACCCACGATGTCGCTCGCGCGCATCAAGGAGGCGATGAACCGCGCCAGCGGCAACACGCTCTCCGAGCAGCTCGACGTCGAACGCGACTTCCAGCGCGAGCTGGGCAAGAGCGAGGATTTCAAGGAAGGCGTCGCGGCCTTCCTCGCCAAGCGCAAGCCCGAATTCAAGGGCAAGTAAGAACAACGGGAGAAACGCCATGACGACGCCGTTCAAGGAGATCACCTCGGGCCTCAAGTTCCCGGAGGGGCCGGTGGCCATGCCGGACGGCTCGGTCATCCTGGTCGAGATCGCGCGCGAGACGCTCACCCGCGTCACGCCGGACGGCAAGCAGCACATCGTCGCGAAGCTGGGCGGCGGCCCGAACGGCGCGGCGATGGGGCCCGGCGGCAAGATCTACGTGACCAACAATGGCGGCTTCAACTGGATCGAGCGGCCCGACGGCCGCCTGTTCCCGGGCACGCAGCCCGCCTCTTACAAGGGCGGCTCGATCCAGGTGGTCGATCCCGAGACCGGCAAGTTCGAGACGCTCTACGACAGCTGCGATGGCCGCAAGCTGAACGGGCCGAACGACCTGGTATTCGACGATGCCGGCGGTTTCTGGTTCACCGACCTCGGCAAGACGCGCGAATACGACAACGATCGCGGCGCCGTCTACTACGCCAAGGCCGACGGCTCGAAGATCGAGCAGAAGGTGTTTCCGCTGGAGCGCCCCAACGGCTGCGGCCTCTCGCCCGACGGCAAGACGCTCTATGTCGTCGAGACGCCGACGGCCCGCCTCTGGGCCTTCGATCTGTCGGCGCCCGGCACCATCAAGGACGCCAACGGCGCCTATCGGGGCGAGAAGGGCCGCGTCGTCACGGGCCTCGGCGGCTACCAGATGTTCGACTCGCTGGCCGTCGATTCGGCCGGGCACATCTGCGTCGCGACCCTGATCACCGGCGCCGTCTCCGACATCTCGCCCGACGGCCAGTCGGTGACGCAACACAAGTTGCCGGACCCGATGGTCACCAACGTATGCTTCGGCGGCAAGGACCTGCGCACGGCCTATGCCACTCTTTCGATGACCGGCAAGCTGGTCAGCTTCGAATGGCCGCGTCCGGGCCTCAAGCTCGAGTATCTGAACAAGTAGGTACGCCGGGCGCGCGCCACTCCCGTGGCGCGTCTTTTCGTTGATCCTGAACGCGCCACTGGAGTGGCGCGCCCCCGGCAACTACCCCTTCGTCTGCGCCCGCACTTCGCGGCTGGCGACGACCTTGCCAGTGGCGTAGGCCTCGTGGTTGGCGTCGACGTCGGACAGCTTGTAGCGGTAGTTCACCATCATCGCGTAGGACTGCTTGAAGCCGTTGGCGCTGGTGTCGCCCAGCCAGTTCAGCCGCTCGACGATGGCGCCGTTGCCGAGATGGAAGTGCGCCACCCGGTCGAGCGCGCGGCCCTTGTCGGTGGCAGTGAGGTAGACGGCGGCGAGGCGCGTCAGGATCGGGCGCAGTGCCTTGTCGATCGCCGGCACCTCCCACCAGTTCGGCCTCG
This DNA window, taken from Reyranella humidisoli, encodes the following:
- the paaG gene encoding 2-(1,2-epoxy-1,2-dihydrophenyl)acetyl-CoA isomerase PaaG; translated protein: MTYEKIQIAKDNGLATLTLNAPDRLNAVSRKMIGELKQCWEELAADTSVRAVLLTGAGRGFCAGADLADPDRAKGNTSDSGEALDKFFNPVIRLMRSVPKPIVAAVNGPAAGVGMSFALASDIAVAGKSASFLQAFARIGLLPDGGSTWFLPRLVGEQRARALAMLAPQISAQQAKDWGLIWDVVEDAELMKTAGDLARRLADGPTMSLARIKEAMNRASGNTLSEQLDVERDFQRELGKSEDFKEGVAAFLAKRKPEFKGK
- a CDS encoding SMP-30/gluconolactonase/LRE family protein codes for the protein MTTPFKEITSGLKFPEGPVAMPDGSVILVEIARETLTRVTPDGKQHIVAKLGGGPNGAAMGPGGKIYVTNNGGFNWIERPDGRLFPGTQPASYKGGSIQVVDPETGKFETLYDSCDGRKLNGPNDLVFDDAGGFWFTDLGKTREYDNDRGAVYYAKADGSKIEQKVFPLERPNGCGLSPDGKTLYVVETPTARLWAFDLSAPGTIKDANGAYRGEKGRVVTGLGGYQMFDSLAVDSAGHICVATLITGAVSDISPDGQSVTQHKLPDPMVTNVCFGGKDLRTAYATLSMTGKLVSFEWPRPGLKLEYLNK